GTCTAGTCTTCGCCCCTCTACTTCTTCACCGTGACTCTCAGTGGCTGACTTCTCCCCCAgttgttttctcacctgtaagtGTGATTAGAACATCAGCCACGCAGAGCTGTTGTGGGCCTGttgtgaaataagtgaaggtaTAAACACCACTCAGTACAAAGCTAAAAATCCTGGTTCCTTTCATTTATATCCTTTATATGAAAGCGAGTGGGGTTGAGGGAAGAGATCTAGAGGTGAACAAAATCTAGCAAAGGAGAGAAGGTAGGTTCAGATAAACAACAGTATTGTTATTTGTTCAATAGGTTAGTTGGTTCAGTTAGATCAAGAGTTCACACAGCCTGGGCTGCTGATTGGAATCACATGGAGAGCTCTCCTGACATACTGATACCAGGTCACAGCCTAGAGATTCTGATCCAGTGGCTGGGTGGGCCTTGGCATGAATGTGTTAAAGCTCCCAGGGTCCTAATGTGCAGGATTAAGAACCACAAGACTAGATCAGTGGGCAGGGTAGGGGATGGGCAGGGGGTTGTATTTCTGAGAAACTGCTGAGGCTCCACCTCATCTCCTGCAGCAGTCGTTGGGTCTTGGGGTCTCTGGGCAGGGAATATGGAGAGGTGGGGCTTTCTCCAATGACCTGTTGGTGCTCTGACTCACCAAGAACTCTATGAATGTTTATGTGGAGGTCTGAGAGAGATGAGGagtcatctttctctcttttcaagcAACCAAGGCCAGAGATGGGTATGGCTTGCCTAAGGTCAGAAAACTTGCAAGGAGTGCAGACCAGAACCCAGGCCTCCTGTCTGCCCAGCTGGGCCTCATTTTCATGGGCTGTTCTGTGCTGACAGCTCCCCTTCAGTTCTGTGGCAAGGGCTCTGAGGAGCATGGGCAGTCCCTCCTGGCGTCTCTCAGAAATGTGCCACTGTTTACTGAGACCCATAGAGCTCCTCTGGAGAAAGCCCTGATGGTAGGGCTGTTCTCCCTGGGAGCCTCTGATAGAGTAGCTGAGCTTAGGGACCTAGCTGGTCCACAGGAGTGCATATACTTGcaaggtgtgtgtgtggcatgtcacatgggagggggaagggaaagaCAGGGAGTCGGGAGTTGAATGTGCGCCATAATGAGCTGCAGGTGTAATCCTGGGTGTGATGCACTCTTATGAGGGTGGCAGAGGGAGATGCTAAATTCAACCAGGGACAGCACTGTGCTGTGGACAAGCTTTATAGCCGGCAAACCAGCAGTCTAAACCCTGCTCTCTCCCTTACCGGCCCTCAGAgccctctgagcctgtttccacatctgtaaaatgcaggacAGATCCCTCCCTCAGGGTTTCCTGCAGGTACTTCAGGTTATGGGTGGGCTGTGCCCAGCATGGTGCCTGCTGTAGGGCACAGGCAGCAGGAAGTGTGCTGGACTGGCTCCTTGGATGCAGGCTTGGTGTTATTCAGGACTGGGTAGAACACCAAAGTACCACTGTGTCCATGGGTGGAGCAAAGGCCAGAGTGGATCCCCCAAGGCCCACCCCTTCTCCCTAACCCATCTGTACCTCTAGTAGCTAGCTATGGCTACCTCTGGGACACAGCTACTGAGGTCCCAGGAGAAGCATGTGGGACCCCAGCCAAGGAGCTGTGTGGTCATGGGCTTGAAGTCCCCCCTACTTCCCTAAAGATTGGGGAAATCACCCCATCTTAGCCCTGCCCTTTAcacctcccctctctctctccacagaAGGAGCCTCTACACAGTCCGATGGGGTCAGATCTAGAGCCTCTGAGCGTGGTGCTGTCAGGAAGGAAGACAGGCATGGGTGGACAGCAGGAGGCGGTGTCCTTCACTAATGATGGCCTGGACACCACAGACCTGTGATGGGGGCCCTTCCACAGGACCCTTGCCATGGAGCTCCACATGGGCCCCCCACTCTTCTGGTCCACCTGGGAAGAGGCCTTGTCACCCCTAACTATGCCTACCCCTCCCTAAACATAATATATTGTGTTGCTCTGCCCCCTTCTGCTTGTAGTGAATCACAGCTGACAAGTGCTGGGGAAAAATTTTATTACCAATGTATATTGTGACAGTTTGTAGCCAAAAACTGCGGCTGAAGGAGTGGGTACAGGAGTACTGAGTGGTCACAAGGGACTTGTGGGGCTCACAGCAAAGAGGGGACAAGGTGCTAGGGAGGGCAGGCTTTAAAGGACAAATGTGGTTGTAGAACGGGCTCTGTCCTGCCCGATACCCAAGACCAGCTGTCACCCACGTTGCCTGTGGCCCAAGACCTTCCATGAGCCTCTGTGATTCCCAGACCTGTCTGAGACCCTCTGACCTTTCTGAGTCTCCTTTCAACTGGCCCCAAGGGCACTCCTGCAGCTGCCTTCCCCCTGTCCAGGAATTGTGAACCAGTGTCCAGTAAGGGTTGGAGATTGGGCTGGGCATTGGGCCAGGTGAGGGGGAAACAGAAATTAAGGACAACTACCAGCATGCAAGAGATGCCCAGACCATGGGGGCCAGCCCACAGCATGGACACACACTCCCACTGCCTCATACTGACAGCCTCACACATTTGGGGGTCTCACACATCAGTCCTTGCACACGTGAGCTTTTGTATACATCTCTCCCATTCTGGAGACCTGGGGGCTGCGGAGACCTCGGGGTACCTGTCTGAACATCTCAGAAGCCTGCCTTAGTTCTTGGGGCTGGGAGCTGCTGAGCAGGTTGCCCAGGTCACCTAGTGTGACTGAGAGGGAGTGGagctgagggctgtgaggggaCAGTGGGGAATCAGGGCCTGGTTCGTGGGCTCATGACCACGaaggggctgggcagagggagtTCATTTGTGTGTTTGGGAGGGAGGGGCGCTGGAAAGAAGGGCAGGAGAAGGCCCTAGAGTCTATCCACCCCTCAGAGGCCTGTCGCCTATCAGGGGGATCCCTTCTAGAGGACTGGGGTCAGGAAGGGAGCCTGAGAGGGTCGGAAACCCGGGAGTACAAAAGAGCAGATCACTCGGCCGTGGGTCCGGCCCGCGAGCAGCACCGCGGCCGCCGCACACTCTGCAGCAGCGCGCGGAAGAGGCCCGGCGGGCGCTTGGCAGCGCCCTCAGGGGGTGCGGCGCGCACTGAGCCTGCACGGCCAGGGCctgggcgggcggcgggcggcggggcggGCGCCCCTTGGCGGCCATGCTCCTCGATCTGTCGCTCCAGATGCTTCTGGATGGCCATGCCCAGCACCTCCACCTCCATGGCAGCGCCGTACACTTCCCACGTCATGCCCTTTTCGTCCCAGCTCACGTCGCGCACGGGCTCGGCCGCGTCCGGAGGCGCCACGGCGGCCGCTAGCGCCGAGCCGGGCCGCACTTTCACTTCGGGGAAGGCGGGGGGCGCGGCCGGCGGCGCGGCGGCCTGCGGCGTCATGGGCCCAGTAGCCACGGAGCGCATCTCGGCGGCGCCCAGCGACACCTGCAGGCCCGCATCCCGGCGCGAGGGCGGCCTGGGCGCCGGGCTGGGCACGCGCGGCACCGCCTGGAAGCTGAAGGCCGGGCCGCCCGCGCCGTCCTGCGGAGACATGGGGCTCACAGCCACCGACACGCAGGCCTGCATGCCCGCCTGCGTGCCCGCGTCCTCGCGCGGCGGCGGGGCGTTCGCCTCCCACGACGGCGCCTTGGTGAAGTTATCGCGAGTCCGTGGCCCAGGTTGGGGCGCTGCGGCCTCCCGGCCGGGGCTTCTCTCGGCCCCAGAGGCCATGGGGTCTTTCTGGCCAAGGTTGGAGACCTTGGTGCTGGTTGTTGGCACGGGTTCCATGCGTACCCCGCTACTCCCAGCCTctgctggggaaggggctgggccgCAGGGTTTGCCATCTGACTGCCTGGAGGAGAGGGCCTTCTCCAGAGTCAGTGGGGACACCTTCCCTGAGGATAGGGGCTCTGTTTTTCTTTGAGGCGCAGAGTCAGCCTTCCCCAGGGCGACAGGCTCCACCTTTCCACAGGCAATGGGGTCTGCTTTTTCTGAGGATCCGCGATCCGCCTTCTCCAAGGCCAGTGGCTTCTCCTTCTGCAGAGATGCAGCCCCTTTTTCCGATGAAGCAGGACCCTCCTGCCCAGGCGGCTTTGTTTCTGCTTTGCCCTCAGACTTGGGTTCTGCTTTCCCCGAGGCCTTGGGATCCATCTTCGTGGAGGGTACAGGATTTTCCTTCTCCAGAGGCAGAGGAACCACCTTTCCCTCTGGGACAGCTTCAGCTTTTCCAGAGGATGTCGGGGTTATCTTTCCTAGAGTCATGGGGGCCACATTTTTAGAAGACACCAAGTCTGTGTCACCAGAGGGAACTGTATCTGCCTTTTCCCTGCTCACAGGGTCCACCCTGCTCAAGGCCAGGGTTTCAGCCTTCCCTGAGACAGTGGGACCCACCTTTCCAAAGGCCACAGAACCTGCCTTCTCTGAGGACAGTAGATCTGCTTTCCCCCCAGTCACTGCCTCAGCTTTTACAGAGGATGAGGGTCCTGCTGTCTCTAAGAACTTGGGATTCCCTGGACTTGAGGGCACAGGGTCTGTCTTTCCTGATGATTCAGGATTCACTTTTCCAGATGTTTTTGTATTTCCCACAGAAATGGGATCCACCTTTCTAGAAGATACTGGATCCTCCTTTCCTGAGGATATAGTTTCTGTCTTTCCCACAGACATCTGTTCTATCTGCCCAGGAGACAAGGGCTCTGGCTTTCCTGAGGACATAGGAGCTACCTTTCCCAAAGAAACTGGGCCCACCTTGCCTGAACACACAGGATCCACATTTTTCAAAGATATAGGATCCATCTTTCCTGAAAATATGGGATCTACCTGTCCAGAAGACAGGGTTTTTATCATTCTCATAGACACGGGATCTTCCTTTCCTGAGGCAGGATCCTTCTGTCCCAGGAACTGAGGATCATCTTTTGTAAAGGACACAGTTTCTGCATTTTCCATAGATGCAGGGTCTGCCATCCCCAAGTGAGTAGGATCTGCCCTTCCTGATGACCCCACAGCCACTGTTCCAGAGGATACAGGCTTAACTTTGCCTGATGACACTGGAGTCAGCATTCTCAAGGACCCAGGCTTTGTCTTTCCTGCAGATGCAGAATCCATGTTTTCCAAGGACATAGGATCCACCTTTCCTGAGGGCCCATGCTCTCTGTTTTCCAAGGACACAGGACCTGCCTTTCCCACAGATGCAGGACCCCTCTCTTTTGAGGACACAGGAACCTCTTTTTCTGAATACCTGGGTTCCTCCTTTCTTGGGTATGCAGGATCCACTTTGGCCAAGGATACAGGATCCTTCTTCCCTGGGGACACTGTATCCACCTTGCTGGAGCAGGAAGAATCTACCTTTCCCAAGGATCCAGGATCCTCTTTTCTCAGGGTCATAGGATCCATCCTTCCAGAAG
This genomic interval from Manis javanica isolate MJ-LG chromosome 1, MJ_LKY, whole genome shotgun sequence contains the following:
- the GPRIN1 gene encoding G protein-regulated inducer of neurite outgrowth 1; amino-acid sequence: MRECCPSQQKPSSEPARHTPAQSPGMDSSHSRPIGAEEGASCSEDLGGSLACPSLTCVPPQEAATKETLGAYRATVSGTLETTFSGKPESVSLVKTDLSSSENRNPMFLEKMDSDSSKQADSTSIGKEDVGSRKTDTLFTGKTEPTILGKGDPVASGRMDPMTLRKEDPGSLGKVDSSCSSKVDTVSPGKKDPVSLAKVDPAYPRKEEPRYSEKEVPVSSKERGPASVGKAGPVSLENREHGPSGKVDPMSLENMDSASAGKTKPGSLRMLTPVSSGKVKPVSSGTVAVGSSGRADPTHLGMADPASMENAETVSFTKDDPQFLGQKDPASGKEDPVSMRMIKTLSSGQVDPIFSGKMDPISLKNVDPVCSGKVGPVSLGKVAPMSSGKPEPLSPGQIEQMSVGKTETISSGKEDPVSSRKVDPISVGNTKTSGKVNPESSGKTDPVPSSPGNPKFLETAGPSSSVKAEAVTGGKADLLSSEKAGSVAFGKVGPTVSGKAETLALSRVDPVSREKADTVPSGDTDLVSSKNVAPMTLGKITPTSSGKAEAVPEGKVVPLPLEKENPVPSTKMDPKASGKAEPKSEGKAETKPPGQEGPASSEKGAASLQKEKPLALEKADRGSSEKADPIACGKVEPVALGKADSAPQRKTEPLSSGKVSPLTLEKALSSRQSDGKPCGPAPSPAEAGSSGVRMEPVPTTSTKVSNLGQKDPMASGAERSPGREAAAPQPGPRTRDNFTKAPSWEANAPPPREDAGTQAGMQACVSVAVSPMSPQDGAGGPAFSFQAVPRVPSPAPRPPSRRDAGLQVSLGAAEMRSVATGPMTPQAAAPPAAPPAFPEVKVRPGSALAAAVAPPDAAEPVRDVSWDEKGMTWEVYGAAMEVEVLGMAIQKHLERQIEEHGRQGAPAPPPAARPGPGRAGSVRAAPPEGAAKRPPGLFRALLQSVRRPRCCSRAGPTAE